The genomic interval GATCTTCTTTTTTTGTGCCATGTTCTAAAACATATTTCAACAAATTCAGGTAGGTTTGTTCGCTTTTGCTCATTTGGACATTGCTCCCTATCATGAAAAAAAATCAGAAAAATAACAATTAATTATATCATCAACTAGGATTTCTGTCCTGTTTTCGTTTCTTTCGCAGCGCATGCCTCTCAGGAGCGGAAAGATGCAGCTTTATCTCCTCTTCTGTCTCTGGGACGACAGTTGGAACAATAGCAGGTTTGCCATGATCATCAATTGCAACAAAAGTGAAAAAAGCAGTAACTGTCGTTTTGCGCTCCCCACTGAACAAATTTTCGGATTGAACGGACACGAACACTTCCATCGAGCTGCGATGTGTCCACGAAACAAAGGCTTCAACCTCAATAACTTCTCCGACTCGAATCGGCGCCAAAAAATCAAGACTGTCCGTTGATGCGGTTACAGCTTGCATCCGTGCATGTCTCATGGCTGAGATCGCAGCAACCTTATCCATGTACTCCATCAGCTTTCCACCAAACATCGTATCAAAATGATTCGTGTCCAAAGGAAAGATCAGCTGCGTCATAATTGTTCGTGATTCTCTAGCCAGTTTCGTTGATTGTTCCATGCTCGTGTACGCCTCCTATTTGTTGGATTAAAGCTCTTGAAGCGCAAAGAGGCCCCGCCGGCTGGAGAGCCGCGTGACCTCTGTTGTCGCAAAACGATAGCATTATTGCGATTTATTTAATGAAAGTGTGGATCGGGTGGCCAAGTGCAACCTCAGCTGCATCAAGCACGATTTCACCAAGTGTAGGATGTGCGTGAATTGTAAGTGCGATATCCTCAAGAGTTGCGCCCATTTCGATAGCCAAAGCAAGCTCAGCAATCATATTGGAAGCCTCAATACCGATGATTTGCGCACCAAGTACAAGACCGGAGTCTGCATCGGATACGAGTTTAACAAAGCCTTCATTTGCATTAAGCGACATTGCGCGTCCATTGATTGCGAACGGGAATTTGCCAACTTTTACATTATGACCTTTGTCTTTTGCTTCCTTCTCACTGAAACCAACGCTTGCGCATTCTGGATCAGAGAAGCAAACTGCTGGTACACATTTGTAATCAATAACACTGGATTGACCTGAAATGGCTTCAGCTGCGATACGGCCTTCGTACATTGCTTTGTGCGCAAGCGCAGGTCCAGCAATGATATCGCCAATCGCATAAATATGAGGAATGTTAGTGCGGCATTGCTCATCAACTTCAACTAGTCCACGATCGGACAGCTTCACGTTAATAAGGTCAAGACCTAGCTCACCATCCGTATTTGGACGACGTCCAACCGTTACGAGCAGGTAATCCGCAGTTACTTTCTCTTCTTTATCGCCAACTGTATACGTTACAGTAACGTCTTTATCTGTTTGCTCAGCACCTTTTGCTTGTGCGCCAGTAATGATATCCACATTCGTGCTTTTTAGTTTCTTAGCAACGATGTTGGACATATCTTTGTCAAAGCCCGGCAAAATCGCGTCGGAGCCTTCAATTACTGTAACCTTTGTGCCGAATTTGGAGTACATTTGACCAAGCTCGATACCGATATAGCCGCCGCCGATAACGACAAGGCTCTTCGGAATTTCTGGCAAGGACAATGCGCCTGTTGAAGATACGATACGGCCAGTGAAAGGGAAAGCTTTTAGTTCAATTGGACGTGATCCTGTAGCGATAATGCAGTTTTTGAAACGGTAGCGAGGCGCTTCTTGATCGTTGAATACACGCGCTTCGTTTTCATTAATAAACATAACTTCGCCTTGGAAATATTGGACTTTGTTTGCTTTCAGAAGAGAAGCAACGCCGCCTGTCAATTTTTTCACGATGCCGTTTTTGAACTCTTGCACTTTTGTAAAGTCAACCTTAGCTTCTCCAACTTCGATACCGAATGCGGAAGCGTGACTGATTGATTCATATTGATGTGATGCGGAAATAAGTGCTTTCGATGGAATACAGCCCACATTCAAGCATACGCCGCCTACATGTTCTTTATCCACGATGAGTACGTTTTGACCTAGTTGAGCAGCACGGATCGCTGCTACATAACCGCCTGGGCCCGCACCAATAATTAGAGTGTCAATATCTAGGGAAGCATCACCAACAACCATGTCTTATACCTCCATTATGAACAGTTCTGGTTGACCCAGAAGTGTTTTGATGTAATTCATAAAGTTTTGAGCTGTTGCGCCGTCGATAAGACGGTGATCGAAGCTAAGTGAAAGAGCCATTACAGGAGCAGCTACGATTTCACCATTGCGAACAATTGCTTTTTCAGTAATTCTGCCTGTTCCAAGAATTGCAACTTCTGGGAAGTTGATAACTGGAGTGAAGAACATACCGCCAGCGGAACCAATGTTGGAAATCGAGATTGTGCTGCCTTTAAGCTCGTTGGCAGCAAGTTTACCGTCACGGCCGCGAGCAGCTAGATCACGGATCGAGTCAGCAATTTTGAATAGGTTTTTACGATCTGCATCTTCAATAACCGGCACGATTAGGCCGTTATCTGTATCTGTAGCGATACCGATATTGTAGAATTTGCGAAGAACGATTTCTTGATTAGCCTCATCAAGCGTTGCGTTCAAGATAGGGAACTCGCGGCATGCTGCCACAAGAGCTTTCACGATGAACGGCAAGTACGTAAGCTTGGAGCCTTTTTTCTCAGCATAAGGTTTATATTTAGCACGAAGTGCTACTAGCTCCGTTACATCAACTTCATCCATGATCGTAACATGTGGAGCTGTATAAACCGATTTCGACATTGCGTTAGCAATGATTTTGCGAATACCTTTGAATGGTACGCGCTCTTCCGGACGGTACGGTGTTCCAGCCGATACTGCAGCAGGTTTAGCTTCGCCAGCACCTTTAGCTGCAACTTCTGCGTTGCTTGATTGTTCAGCTGCAGGAGCAGATGCATCTGTAGCTGCAACAGCAGGAGCGCCGCCAAAACCAGTTACGTCATCACGAGTGATACGTCCGTTTTTGCCAGTTCCGCCTACTTGTGTTAGGTCTACGCCTTGCTCGCGTGCAAATTTACGAACGCTAGGTGTTGCTAGTACAAGACCGCCAGTTGCTTTAGGAGCAGCTGCTGCTTGTGCTGCAGGAGCTTCAGCATTAGGTGCCTCAACTGCTGGTGCTGCCGCCGCTGCAGGAGCTTCTGCTTTAGGTGCTTCAGCTGCTGCTGGTTCAGCTTGCTCTGGCAATTCGCCTTCTGCATCAATGATTGCAACAACCTCGCCAATGTGGCAAACTTGTCCGTCTTTTACGAGTACTTCGAGTACTTTACCATTTACTGGGCAAGGCACTTCGACGATCGCTTTATCGTTTTGAACTTCCATAATAATGTCATCATCTGTAACCGTGTCTCCGACTTTGATATGCACTTTAATGATTTCGCCTTCGTGCAAACCTTCGCCGAGCTCTGGGAAACGATATTCGAATTTAGCCACCGCTTTAACCTCCTTTAAAAGTTCAGTACTTTGTTAACTGCTGCAGAAATACGTGCTACCGTAGGAAGCCACGCATCCTCAACTAGAGCAAACGGATATACAGTATCCGGACCAGCAACGCGTAGTACTGGAGCTTCTAAGTGCAGAATAGCTTTTTCATTGATTTGAGCAATGATTTCAGCTGCTGCGCCAGAAGTTTTTTGTGCTTCTTGAACGACAATAGCACGGTTTGTTTTCTTAATTGAAGCAACGATAGTATCGATATCAAGCGGAAGCAGTGTGCGAAGATCGATAACTTCTACACTCACGCCTGTTTTTTCAAGTTCTTCTGCTGCTTTGACTGCTGTGTGAACCATAAGACCATAAGAAATGATCGTTACGTCACTGCCTTCGCGAACAACATTTGCTTTGCCGATCTCAACTGTATATTCACCTTCAGGAACTTCAGCCTTGAACGCACGGTACAAGTTCAAGTGCTCCATGAAAAATACAGGATCATTCTCACGGATTGCAGAAATCATCAAGCCTTTTGCATCATAAGGGTTTGAAGGAATGACTACCTTGATACCCGGCGTTTGAATAGCAAGACCTTCAAGGGAATCCGTATGCAGCTCAGCCGCTTTAACGCCGCCGCCAAATGGTGTACGGAATACAATTGGTGAGTTGTAGCGACCGCCAGAGCGGTAACGCATACGAGCAGCTTGGACAAACATTTGGTCAAGCGCTTCATAAATAAAACCTACGAATTGAATTTCAGCGATTGGACGGAAGCCTTGCAACCCCATACCAACTGCCATACCTGCAAGAGCTGACTCAGCAAGAGGCGTATCAAATACGCGATCTTCACCAAACTCATCCTGTAAACCTTCTGTCACACGGAATACTCCGCCGACTTTACCTACGTCCTCACCAAAGATGACAACGTTCGAATCACGTTTAAGTTCTACGCGCATCGCATCGCGAATTGCTTCCAACATATTCATTTGAGCCATGATCGTCTGATCCTCCTCTTCTATTGAAAATCGTCCTTTTGCTCTTCCAAGTATTGCGGTGTTGTTTCGAACATGCTATCGATCAAGCCTGCTACAGTCATTTTTTCAACTGCTTCAGCTTTTTTGATGTGCTCAGTTACAGTTGCTTTTGCTTCATCTTTCACACGGTTTGTGTCTTCTTCAGTCCACAAGCCTTTTTTCTCTAGATATTTACCGAAACGAACAAGCGGATCTTTTAAAGCCCATTCTGCTTCTTCATCTTTTGTACGGTATTTAGTCGTATCATCCGCCAAGGAATGCGGACGGAAACGGTAAGTTAGAAGCTCAATCAATGTTGCGCCTTCGCCATTGCGACCGCGCTCTGCTGCTTCTTGAACAGCTTTGATAACAGCAAGTACGTCCATACCATCCACTTGAACACCCTTGATACCAGCAGCAACAGCTTTATGTGCAACAGACAAAGCGCCTGTTTGCTTGGAGTAAGGTGTAGTAATAGCATAACCGTTGTTTTGTACAACATAAATGACAGGCAGCTTATAAGCGCCTGCGAAGTTCATGCCTTCGTAGAAGTCGCCTTCTGACGAACCGCCGTCGCCTGTATAAGTGATAGCTACACGTTTTTCATTCTTTTTCTTAAATGCCATTGCTACGCCAGTTGCGTGCAATACTTGTGCGCCAATAATGATTTGCGGCATTAGAACATGTACATCCTCAGGAATTTGACCACCTTGTTGGTGTCCGCGAGAATATAGGAAAGCTTGATATAATGGCAAACCATGCCATACAAGCTGTGGCATATCACGGTATCCTGGGCAAATGAAATCATCTTTGTTTAGCGCGTATTCGCTGCCAACCATTGATGCTTCTTGACCTGATACTGGAGCGTAAAAGCCAAGTCTTCCTTGACGGCCTAAATTAACAGCACGCTCATCCCATGTACGAGTAAATACCATGCGGTACATAACTTCTTTTAATTGATCATCAGACAAAGCCGGCAATAAGTCCGGGTTAACAACTTCCCCGTCGAGTGACAAGACAGATAGCGGAGTTACCGGTTCCGTTTGAACTTCGTATGGCAATTTGCTCATTTTGATCGCTCACCTCAATCGAAATATTTGAAAATCGTTTACCTCTGTTATAGAATTATTATAAACCTGTTTAATGAAAATGGTCAAAGCAAAAAACACAAAAACCGTTGTTTTTTCGCTGATTCTCATCATTCTTTTAAGAAATTGTATATGCTACAGACTTTATTTATTAGTATAACAGCATAATACAACAAGACAGAAATAGATGTGATTCCTTTGATTGTCTTTCTATTGTTTACCCACAACAGATGTTTTCCATTCAATAAATTCAACCGATAGGAGAGAAAGAAATGACAGATGAGCGATATTTGAAGAGAACAATAGTAAAGGAAACCGTACCAAGCCGATATTTGGCTGAACAAAGCCGCAATTTACGTATCTTTTTGCCGCCAGGTTATAACGAGGTGCTTAGCTACCCGGTCGTCTATTGCCAGGATGGCGAAGATTTTTTCAACTTTGGGCGAATTGCTACTACAGCGACGCGATTGATTTTGGATGAGGGACTTGAGCCCTTCATTATTGTAGGTGTTGATGTCGACAAAAAGCAGCGCACGGAGGAATACACGCCAGATGGCAATCGGCACGAGGCATACATTCGGTTTTTCGCGGAAGAGCTCATTCCGTTTGTTGAGGAACGTTATGCGGTAAGACAAGAACCAGAGCATCGATTATTGGCAGGCGATTCACTCGGCGGCTCCGTTTCCTTGCATTTAGCTCTCTCCTACCCGCAGCTATTTACACGTGTCATGTCCTTATCAGGTGCTTTTTATGGCGTATCCCAAAACATCATTTCCGCAGCAGGAGACCTTAGCTGGCTCAATATTTATATGATTGTTGGTCTGCAAGAGGATGCATATGAAACGGACCGTGGCGTATTTGATTTTGTAGCTTTGAATCGCAACGCCAAGGCGCTGCTTGAACTTAATCAAGCTACTGTCTTCTATGAAGAAAAAGACGGCAAGCATCAATGGGGTTTTTGGCAAAAAGAGCTTGATAAAGCTCTCGCCTATTTCATTGAGGTTGAATAATCAAAAGCAAAGCTGTCCAGCAGGCTCCTTTCGGGAGTGCTGGACAGCTTTTTTAATGAATTTATTCATTTAATTGCAAATCTGCTTTTATCCGTTTAAGAAGCTCCTTGCATCCGCTGTCGACTAATTCATAAACAAACGGAAAATTATTTTCATAATAAGGATCAGGCACATCGGCTATTCCTTTCGCAGGCAGCAGCTCCATAAAAGTAAACAATCGTTTGGTTTCCTCTTCTGTAGCTTTACCTTCTCCAAAAAACAGCTTGCGTACATCTCGTAAATTGTTTGTGTCCATACATACGATATAATCAAACGTTTTGTAGTCATCAGGCGTAACTAACCGAGCTTTCATACCCTGATGTGAAATTTGGTGCTGATCCAGCTGATCTCTCGTGCCCTCATGCGGCGGATGACCCAAATGCCAGTCACCGGTTCCTGCGGAATCAACCATAATTTGATCTGTCAATTTTGCTTGCTCTACCTGATGGCGCATAACGGCTTCAGCCATTGGGGACCTGCATATGTTTCCGAGACAAACAAATAAAATACGAGCTTTCATGATGTTCCTCTTTTCTGCTGTTCATTAGAAGTATGAATATGTAACGTGCGTCTTGGCAGCTTCCACTTGAAATAGACAGATAGCATCCGGAAGCTAATAATAATAACGAATAAAACCAAGAGCTCCAAGGTTGATTTTATCCAACCAAGTCCAATCGCGAGACCTGCAAGCATGGCCCATACGGCATAAATTTCATCTTTTAGCACAAGCGGCTTGCGGCCAGCCAGCACATCGCGAATGATTCCGCCGCCAATTCCTGTCAGCATGGCTGCAACAAGG from Paenibacillus sp. FSL K6-3182 carries:
- a CDS encoding acyl-CoA thioesterase translates to MEQSTKLARESRTIMTQLIFPLDTNHFDTMFGGKLMEYMDKVAAISAMRHARMQAVTASTDSLDFLAPIRVGEVIEVEAFVSWTHRSSMEVFVSVQSENLFSGERKTTVTAFFTFVAIDDHGKPAIVPTVVPETEEEIKLHLSAPERHALRKKRKQDRNPS
- the lpdA gene encoding dihydrolipoyl dehydrogenase, whose protein sequence is MVVGDASLDIDTLIIGAGPGGYVAAIRAAQLGQNVLIVDKEHVGGVCLNVGCIPSKALISASHQYESISHASAFGIEVGEAKVDFTKVQEFKNGIVKKLTGGVASLLKANKVQYFQGEVMFINENEARVFNDQEAPRYRFKNCIIATGSRPIELKAFPFTGRIVSSTGALSLPEIPKSLVVIGGGYIGIELGQMYSKFGTKVTVIEGSDAILPGFDKDMSNIVAKKLKSTNVDIITGAQAKGAEQTDKDVTVTYTVGDKEEKVTADYLLVTVGRRPNTDGELGLDLINVKLSDRGLVEVDEQCRTNIPHIYAIGDIIAGPALAHKAMYEGRIAAEAISGQSSVIDYKCVPAVCFSDPECASVGFSEKEAKDKGHNVKVGKFPFAINGRAMSLNANEGFVKLVSDADSGLVLGAQIIGIEASNMIAELALAIEMGATLEDIALTIHAHPTLGEIVLDAAEVALGHPIHTFIK
- a CDS encoding dihydrolipoamide acetyltransferase family protein; this encodes MAKFEYRFPELGEGLHEGEIIKVHIKVGDTVTDDDIIMEVQNDKAIVEVPCPVNGKVLEVLVKDGQVCHIGEVVAIIDAEGELPEQAEPAAAEAPKAEAPAAAAAPAVEAPNAEAPAAQAAAAPKATGGLVLATPSVRKFAREQGVDLTQVGGTGKNGRITRDDVTGFGGAPAVAATDASAPAAEQSSNAEVAAKGAGEAKPAAVSAGTPYRPEERVPFKGIRKIIANAMSKSVYTAPHVTIMDEVDVTELVALRAKYKPYAEKKGSKLTYLPFIVKALVAACREFPILNATLDEANQEIVLRKFYNIGIATDTDNGLIVPVIEDADRKNLFKIADSIRDLAARGRDGKLAANELKGSTISISNIGSAGGMFFTPVINFPEVAILGTGRITEKAIVRNGEIVAAPVMALSLSFDHRLIDGATAQNFMNYIKTLLGQPELFIMEV
- a CDS encoding alpha-ketoacid dehydrogenase subunit beta; translated protein: MAQMNMLEAIRDAMRVELKRDSNVVIFGEDVGKVGGVFRVTEGLQDEFGEDRVFDTPLAESALAGMAVGMGLQGFRPIAEIQFVGFIYEALDQMFVQAARMRYRSGGRYNSPIVFRTPFGGGVKAAELHTDSLEGLAIQTPGIKVVIPSNPYDAKGLMISAIRENDPVFFMEHLNLYRAFKAEVPEGEYTVEIGKANVVREGSDVTIISYGLMVHTAVKAAEELEKTGVSVEVIDLRTLLPLDIDTIVASIKKTNRAIVVQEAQKTSGAAAEIIAQINEKAILHLEAPVLRVAGPDTVYPFALVEDAWLPTVARISAAVNKVLNF
- the pdhA gene encoding pyruvate dehydrogenase (acetyl-transferring) E1 component subunit alpha: MSKLPYEVQTEPVTPLSVLSLDGEVVNPDLLPALSDDQLKEVMYRMVFTRTWDERAVNLGRQGRLGFYAPVSGQEASMVGSEYALNKDDFICPGYRDMPQLVWHGLPLYQAFLYSRGHQQGGQIPEDVHVLMPQIIIGAQVLHATGVAMAFKKKNEKRVAITYTGDGGSSEGDFYEGMNFAGAYKLPVIYVVQNNGYAITTPYSKQTGALSVAHKAVAAGIKGVQVDGMDVLAVIKAVQEAAERGRNGEGATLIELLTYRFRPHSLADDTTKYRTKDEEAEWALKDPLVRFGKYLEKKGLWTEEDTNRVKDEAKATVTEHIKKAEAVEKMTVAGLIDSMFETTPQYLEEQKDDFQ
- a CDS encoding alpha/beta hydrolase-fold protein encodes the protein MTDERYLKRTIVKETVPSRYLAEQSRNLRIFLPPGYNEVLSYPVVYCQDGEDFFNFGRIATTATRLILDEGLEPFIIVGVDVDKKQRTEEYTPDGNRHEAYIRFFAEELIPFVEERYAVRQEPEHRLLAGDSLGGSVSLHLALSYPQLFTRVMSLSGAFYGVSQNIISAAGDLSWLNIYMIVGLQEDAYETDRGVFDFVALNRNAKALLELNQATVFYEEKDGKHQWGFWQKELDKALAYFIEVE
- a CDS encoding low molecular weight protein-tyrosine-phosphatase, which gives rise to MKARILFVCLGNICRSPMAEAVMRHQVEQAKLTDQIMVDSAGTGDWHLGHPPHEGTRDQLDQHQISHQGMKARLVTPDDYKTFDYIVCMDTNNLRDVRKLFFGEGKATEEETKRLFTFMELLPAKGIADVPDPYYENNFPFVYELVDSGCKELLKRIKADLQLNE